Proteins from a genomic interval of Neoarius graeffei isolate fNeoGra1 chromosome 24, fNeoGra1.pri, whole genome shotgun sequence:
- the LOC132872096 gene encoding leukotriene B4 receptor 1-like isoform X1, whose product MIEFVCFSVVLTTETSSFLEEPFSRGQSPKTVTTDACTFPYLIILILHPATAQMSQTMQQLNSSNSSLATPVSAEYLIGSSVLAVCFILGVPGNIGVVVYLFGWLKGDSFTPRLMLSLAISDLLTLLSLPVWIWTLLHGWVFGVVLCKLLSYLVYLCMYCSILCVVLMSVQRYMQVLHPQKWNKLGRKGKKILLIGIWILSAVISSYAPVQRTVSPNREGQLQCSLRYRNNVERVGTLLWEIIIFVVLFPTLAYFYFRLQQGVNNSTFFRSQALTKLVTRIVACFFIFWFPLLISNIMIVTAVLLGNDSLLRSAESGDNITAALTFINSCVNPFLYAFSAWATQKHATGTENTNVGGLREFMNSH is encoded by the coding sequence GTAACCACAGACGCCTGCACTTTCCCTTACTTGATCATCTTGATCTTACACCCAGCTACAGCACAGATGTCTCAAACCATGCAGCAACTCAACTCATCAAACAGCTCACTCGCCACTCCTGTCTCAGCTGAATACCTGATTGGGAGTAGTGTACTGGCAGTTTGTTTCATACTGGGTGTACCTGGGAATATTGGAGTAGTGGTATATCTCTTTGGATGGTTGAAGGGAGACAGTTTCACCCCGAGACTGATGCTAAGTCTGGCCATATCAGATCTGCTCACTCTGCTTTCTCTGCCAGTTTGGATTTGGACTCTTCTTCATGGCTGGGTCTTTGGCGTGGTCCTGTGTAAGCTTCTCTCCTATTTGGTGTACTTATGCATGTATTGTAGCATACTGTGTGTGGTTTTGATGAGCGTTCAGCGATATATGCAAGTGCTGCATCCTCAGAAATGGAACAAGCTTGGCAGGAAAGGAAAGAAGATCCTCTTGATTGGAATTTGGATCTTAAGTGCAGTAATATCATCCTATGCTCCTGTACAGCGCACTGTAAGTCCAAACAGGGAAGGACAGCTTCAGTGCAGTCTACGTTACCGGAACAATGTTGAAAGAGTGGGTACTTTACTCTGGGAGATTATAATATTTGTGGTTTTGTTCCCCACACTGGCTTACTTCTACTTTCGTCTTCAGCAAGGAGTTAATAACTCAACATTCTTTCGCAGTCAAGCACTGACAAAGCTGGTGACCAGAATTGTGGcctgtttctttattttttggttCCCATTACTCATCTCCAACATTATGATTGTCACTGCTGTGTTGCTTGGGAATGACAGTCTGTTAAGATCTGCAGAATCTGGTGACAATATTACTGCAGCTTTAACTTTCATTAACAGTTGTGTGAACCCCTTCCTGTACGCTTTCTCTGCTTGGGCTACACAGAAGCACGCAACTGGAACAGAAAATACTAATGTAGGAGGTTTGAGAGAGTTTATGAATTCTCACTGA
- the LOC132872096 gene encoding leukotriene B4 receptor 1-like isoform X2, whose product MSQTMQQLNSSNSSLATPVSAEYLIGSSVLAVCFILGVPGNIGVVVYLFGWLKGDSFTPRLMLSLAISDLLTLLSLPVWIWTLLHGWVFGVVLCKLLSYLVYLCMYCSILCVVLMSVQRYMQVLHPQKWNKLGRKGKKILLIGIWILSAVISSYAPVQRTVSPNREGQLQCSLRYRNNVERVGTLLWEIIIFVVLFPTLAYFYFRLQQGVNNSTFFRSQALTKLVTRIVACFFIFWFPLLISNIMIVTAVLLGNDSLLRSAESGDNITAALTFINSCVNPFLYAFSAWATQKHATGTENTNVGGLREFMNSH is encoded by the coding sequence ATGTCTCAAACCATGCAGCAACTCAACTCATCAAACAGCTCACTCGCCACTCCTGTCTCAGCTGAATACCTGATTGGGAGTAGTGTACTGGCAGTTTGTTTCATACTGGGTGTACCTGGGAATATTGGAGTAGTGGTATATCTCTTTGGATGGTTGAAGGGAGACAGTTTCACCCCGAGACTGATGCTAAGTCTGGCCATATCAGATCTGCTCACTCTGCTTTCTCTGCCAGTTTGGATTTGGACTCTTCTTCATGGCTGGGTCTTTGGCGTGGTCCTGTGTAAGCTTCTCTCCTATTTGGTGTACTTATGCATGTATTGTAGCATACTGTGTGTGGTTTTGATGAGCGTTCAGCGATATATGCAAGTGCTGCATCCTCAGAAATGGAACAAGCTTGGCAGGAAAGGAAAGAAGATCCTCTTGATTGGAATTTGGATCTTAAGTGCAGTAATATCATCCTATGCTCCTGTACAGCGCACTGTAAGTCCAAACAGGGAAGGACAGCTTCAGTGCAGTCTACGTTACCGGAACAATGTTGAAAGAGTGGGTACTTTACTCTGGGAGATTATAATATTTGTGGTTTTGTTCCCCACACTGGCTTACTTCTACTTTCGTCTTCAGCAAGGAGTTAATAACTCAACATTCTTTCGCAGTCAAGCACTGACAAAGCTGGTGACCAGAATTGTGGcctgtttctttattttttggttCCCATTACTCATCTCCAACATTATGATTGTCACTGCTGTGTTGCTTGGGAATGACAGTCTGTTAAGATCTGCAGAATCTGGTGACAATATTACTGCAGCTTTAACTTTCATTAACAGTTGTGTGAACCCCTTCCTGTACGCTTTCTCTGCTTGGGCTACACAGAAGCACGCAACTGGAACAGAAAATACTAATGTAGGAGGTTTGAGAGAGTTTATGAATTCTCACTGA
- the LOC132872097 gene encoding atypical chemokine receptor 2-like, producing MCLTMEQLNSSSSSLTTPVSTANLIASIVLAICFILGVPGNIAVVVRLAGWIKEGSFTPRLMLSLAISDLLTLLSLPVWIWALLHGWVFGLVLCKLLSYLVYLSLYSGILCVVLMSVQRYMQVLHPQKWNKLGKKGKKILLSGLWILSGVISSYAPVQCTLSTNKEGHFQCKRSYQNSIERVGTLIWEIIILLVLFPTLTYFYFRLHRGVNNSAFFSSQSLTKLVTRIVACFFIFWFPLVISNIVLIIVVLLWNDRLLRSAESAGNITAALAFINSCVNPFLYAFSARAVQEHGTGTENTDVGGMRVFMNSH from the coding sequence ATGTGTTTAACAATGGAGCAACTCAACTCATCCAGCAGCTCACTCACCACTCCTGTCTCAACTGCAAACCTGATTGCCAGTATTGTTCTGGCAATTTGCTTCATACTGGGAGTCCCTGGGAATATTGCTGTAGTGGTACGTCTGGCTGGATGGATAAAGGAAGGCAGTTTCACCCCGAGACTGATGCTAAGCCTGGCCATATCAGATCTGCTCACTCTGCTTTCTTTGCCAGTTTGGATTTGGGCTCTTCTTCATGGCTGGGTCTTTGGCTTGGTCCTGTGTAAGCTTCTCTCCTATTTGGTGTACTTAAGCCTGTACAGTGGCATACTGTGTGTGGTTTTGATGAGCGTTCAGCGATATATGCAAGTGCTGCATCCTCAGAAATGGAACAAGCTTGGCAAGAAAGGAAAGAAGATCCTCTTGAGTGGACTTTGGATCTTAAGTGGAGTAATATCGTCTTATGCTCCTGTACAATGCACTCTAAGTACAAACAAGGAAGGACACTTTCAGTGCAAGCGAAGCTACCAGAACAGTATTGAAAGAGTGGGTACTTTAATCTGGGAGATTATAATATTACTGGTTTTGTTCCCCACACTGACTTACTTCTACTTTCGTCTTCACCGAGGAGTTAATAACTCAGCTTTCTTTAGCAGTCAATCATTGACAAAGCTGGTGACCAGAATTGTGGcctgtttctttattttttggttCCCGTTAGTCATCTCCAATATTGTGCTCATTATTGTTGTGTTGCTTTGGAATGACCGTCTGTTAAGATCTGCAGAATCTGCTGGCAATATTACTGCAGCTTTGGCTTTCATTAACAGTTGTGTGAACCCCTTCCTGTACGCTTTCTCTGCTCGGGCTGTACAGGAACATGGAACTGGAACAGAAAATACTGATGTTGGAGGTATGAGGGTGTTTATGAATTCTCACTGA
- the LOC132872098 gene encoding atypical chemokine receptor 2-like translates to MQQLDSTNSSLSTPIPPGNLVASIVLAIFFILGVPGNIAVVVYLFGWMKGGSFTARLMLSLAISDLLTLLSLPVWIWTLLHGWVFGVVLCKLLSYLLYLSMYCSIYCVILISVQRYMQVLHPQKWNKLGRKGKKILLSGLWILSGVISSYALVQRTLSTNEEGQLQCKRRYQNDVGTVATLLLEIVLFMVLFPTLAYFYFRLQQGVNNSAFFRSKSLTKLVTRIVACFFIFWFPLLISNIPLVIAVLLENDRLLRSAEAANEITASLTFINSCVNPFLYAFSARAVQQHANGTDNT, encoded by the coding sequence ATGCAGCAACTCGACTCAACCAACAGCTCACTCTCCACTCCAATCCCACCTGGAAACCTGGTTGCCAGTATTGTACTAGCAATTTTCTTCATACTGGGAGTCCCTGGTAACATAGCAGTAGTGGTATATCTCTTTGGATGGATGAAGGGAGGAAGTTTCACCGCAAGACTCATGCTAAGCCTGGCCATATCAGATCTGCTCACTCTGCTTTCTCTGCCAGTTTGGATTTGGACTCTTCTTCATGGCTGGGTCTTTGGTGTGGTCCTGTGTAAGCTTCTCTCCTATTTGTTGTACTTAAGCATGTACTGTAGCATATATTGTGTGATTTTGATTAGCGTTCAGCGATATATGCAAGTGCTGCATCCTCAGAAATGGAACAAGCTTGGCAGGAAAGGAAAGAAGATCCTCTTGAGTGGACTTTGGATCTTAAGTGGAGTAATATCGTCTTATGCTCTTGTACAACGCACGCTAAGTACAAACGAGGAAGGACAGCTTCAGTGCAAGCGACGCTACCAGAATGATGTTGGAACAGTGGCTACTTTACTCTTGGAGATTGTACTATTTATGGTTTTGTTCCCCACACTGGCTTACTTCTACTTTCGTCTTCAGCAGGGAGTTAATAACTCAGCTTTCTTTAGGAGTAAATCATTGACAAAGCTGGTAACCAGAATTGTGGcctgtttctttattttttggttCCCGTTACTCATCTCCAATATCCCGCTCGTCATTGCCGTGTTGCTTGAGAATGACCGTCTGTTAAGATCTGCAGAAGCTGCTAACGAAATTACTGCATCTCTGACTTTCATTAACAGTTGTGTGAACCCCTTCCTGTACGCTTTCTCTGCTCGGGCTGTACAGCAGCACGCAAATGGAACAGACAATACTTAA